Genomic DNA from Paenibacillus sp. KS-LC4:
GAGCGATGTGGAGATTGCGGTGCGCTTGGAGCATTTTTTTGCGAAAATTAGCGAGCCTGGCGTTTATGAGGTTGGAGGGCTTGGTGCATGTACGCTGCTTAGCAGACGTGCGCTTAAAGCAGGTGTACATTTTGGCCCTATTAGCAATTTAACCTTCTGGGGGGAAGATCGGCATTTCTGCATCAGGGCGGCCGCGCTTGGCCTAAAGCTATTTGTGGATACCCACTACCCTGCCTATCATATTTACCGAAGTGCGGATTTGGCTGGGGCGGAGCGATTTCTACAGAAAGAACCGGAGGTTCAGCCGAATCCGAATCCGAGTCCGAGTCAGAAGCCTATACCTAAAGGGCGGCTTACGCTGTCGATGGTCGTAAGAAATGAGAGCAGCCGCTATTTGCGTCAGGCGCTGGAGCAGCATCGCCAATATATTGATGACGCGGTCATTATTGACGATGGCAGTACGGATGACACAGCCGATGTGTGCTTGCAGGCGCTGGAAGGCATTCCGGTTAAGCTGATCCGCAACGAGTTTTCGCGCTTCAGCAATGAAGTTGCGCTTCGGCAGCAGCAGTGGGAGGAGACGTTGACTGTAAATCCGGAGTGGATTCTGAATCTCGATGCGGATGAATGGTTTGAGCAAAGCTTCGCTCAGGAGCTCGACACCCTGCTGCGAAGCCGGACTACGAACGTATTTTGCTTCCGGTTATACGATTTTTGGAGCCTTCATTCCTATAGATCGGATGCGATTTGGCGGGCGCATGAAAGCTATCGTCCTTTTTTGCTCCGCTATGATCCAACATTTAATTATAAGTGGAAAAATACACCGCAGCATTGCGGGCGTTTTCCCGCTAATATTTTGGAGCTGCCTCATCAGCTGTCGGAAATTCGCCTTAAGCATTACGGCTGGGCGAAAGTCGAGCATCGCCGGGAGAAGCTGCACCGCTACCAAATGCTTGACCCCGATGCCAAGTATGGCTGGAAGGAGCAATACCTGTCCATTTTAGATGACAATCCACAGCTTGTGGAGTGGCAGGAATAACAGGGACAGCAGATATATCAGGAGTGGAGGATAAAAATAGGAAAAAAGAGCATTCCTGCTCATCAGCAATGATGAGCAGGAATGCTCTTAATCTTCTTATCGGATGTACGTATAATAAAGAGCCTAACGCAAAATTCGGCCAATGATGCCACCGAGCCCGCCTTCATTATTATTATTGTTATTGCCAGGATTGCCGCCCATATTGCCACCGTTCCCACCATTGCCGCCAAAGGTGTTTTGGAAGGCGCTGCTTTGCTCCTGCGGCTGATAGCGATTGTCGTCAATGCCGAATTTCACGCCGCTTTGACGCTCGAAAGGCTGAACGATAACGACTTGCCCTGGCTCATTAAACTCATACATATATGATTCACCGGAGGTTTGTCCGATAAACGTTTTCCAGTTCACATCAAGCTTCACTTTAGGAGAAGGGCCTGTCCATGCCACAATCGCATCGGGATCGACGCGGCATGGAGCTTGCAGCACGAGCGGATTTCCGTTCGTTTTTACAGCAACTTGGGCGCCATTACCGTTGTAGGAAAGCTTAGAGGTGAAAAGTCCACGCTGAGAAATGACACCTGAGCCAATAACCGTAACGCCATAGTGGCACGTTTCTGTAAATGCCAGCAGATCCTCACTTTCAACACTAACGTGCTGCCAAGGGCCGCCTTGCTCCAAATTAATGACGGTCACATGCGTGTTCTGGTCGGCAAGATAGACCGAGCCTTGGCCTTCGACCTCCATAATTTCAAGGTTCTCGCCCGTAATACGGCGCATGCCATGGTTTAATACTTGTCCAACGATGTTGCCGCCGTTAGTGCCCAGCAAGCGCTTGGAATATTTAAATTTGCCGCTGTAGGCCTGATCAGCGACCATGGAGCCTTTTTTCGCGAAAAATCTGCCTTGACCTTCTGCTTTCAGAAACAGCTCGCGTTCCACTTGAAATTGAAATGGCATATGAGTTGACCTCCAGTTGAATGTGTTATGAATTACATAGCGCCGTAATGCGCACAAATGCCAGCTAGATCAAGCGAAAGGCCTGTGCCTACCGCATTGAATTTCCACTCATTGTTGTGACGGTATACCTCTCCCGCAAGCAAGGAAATGGAGGTAGAGTAGTCCTCGGACAAATCAAAGCGGCAAATTTCAGCGCCGTTCGCTTGGTTGACGATGCGAATATAGGCATTGCCAATTTGGCCGAAGTTTTGATTTTTGCGAATAGCATCATCAATGGTTACAGTGAATACGATTTTTGAAACGTCAGGGGACACACGGGACAATTGGATTTCTGCGGACTCATCGTCGCCGCTTCCTTGACCGGTCCGATTGTCGCCGTTATAGCGAACCGATCCATCGGGACTGTTCAAATTATTATAAAAAACGATGTGGCCATTCGATATCAGCTTCTCTGCTTGGTTCAGTAGGAAAATTTCAACATCCAAATCGTAATTTTGACCTTGCAAGCGGTTCGTATCCCAACCGAGTCCAACCTTTAAATGGTCGAGTCCGGGGTTATTTTTCGTTAAATCGAGCTTTTGTCCTTTAGACAATACAAGTCCGCCGCCGAAGCCGCCGCCTTGAGGGGCAGGCGCTGCGCCAAAAGGGTTTGCGTTGCCAGCATTTTGAAAGCCACCTTGCTGAATGCCGCCTTGGATGCCGCCCTGCTGGATACCGCCCTGCTGGATACCGCCTTGTTGGATACCGCCCTGTTGAATGCCGCCTTGCTGGATACCGCCTTGGATGCCGCCTTGTCCACCAAAATTGTTTCCACCGTTAGAATTCGATCCAATACCCATTTGTATTGCCTCCCTAAATATAAAATAAGAGAACCATCTGCCTCGACAGTTATTCACCTTGGAGCGCTTAACAGGCCAGAATGGTGAAATTTGTCGCTTTTGTGTAAGGATATGAAACTATTTGTAGTATAGCAGATTGCTATTGTAGTTGTTAATGGTTT
This window encodes:
- a CDS encoding glycosyltransferase is translated as MFNKKKHVLIASPVQQQPTILALFLASLKRLHANQLELSYLFIDDNTDATSSLLLSQFAAARDGVTIISPESSDSQEEYVRTDMTHCWNERLIWKVADFKNRIIDHALHNQADYLFLLDSDLLLDARTLEQLVADDKDIVSEIFWTRWQPEARPQPQVWLHDEYGQWEQGRGEKLSDVEIAVRLEHFFAKISEPGVYEVGGLGACTLLSRRALKAGVHFGPISNLTFWGEDRHFCIRAAALGLKLFVDTHYPAYHIYRSADLAGAERFLQKEPEVQPNPNPSPSQKPIPKGRLTLSMVVRNESSRYLRQALEQHRQYIDDAVIIDDGSTDDTADVCLQALEGIPVKLIRNEFSRFSNEVALRQQQWEETLTVNPEWILNLDADEWFEQSFAQELDTLLRSRTTNVFCFRLYDFWSLHSYRSDAIWRAHESYRPFLLRYDPTFNYKWKNTPQHCGRFPANILELPHQLSEIRLKHYGWAKVEHRREKLHRYQMLDPDAKYGWKEQYLSILDDNPQLVEWQE
- a CDS encoding AIM24 family protein; amino-acid sequence: MPFQFQVERELFLKAEGQGRFFAKKGSMVADQAYSGKFKYSKRLLGTNGGNIVGQVLNHGMRRITGENLEIMEVEGQGSVYLADQNTHVTVINLEQGGPWQHVSVESEDLLAFTETCHYGVTVIGSGVISQRGLFTSKLSYNGNGAQVAVKTNGNPLVLQAPCRVDPDAIVAWTGPSPKVKLDVNWKTFIGQTSGESYMYEFNEPGQVVIVQPFERQSGVKFGIDDNRYQPQEQSSAFQNTFGGNGGNGGNMGGNPGNNNNNNEGGLGGIIGRILR
- a CDS encoding TerD family protein, translating into MSKGQKLDLTKNNPGLDHLKVGLGWDTNRLQGQNYDLDVEIFLLNQAEKLISNGHIVFYNNLNSPDGSVRYNGDNRTGQGSGDDESAEIQLSRVSPDVSKIVFTVTIDDAIRKNQNFGQIGNAYIRIVNQANGAEICRFDLSEDYSTSISLLAGEVYRHNNEWKFNAVGTGLSLDLAGICAHYGAM